The Castanea sativa cultivar Marrone di Chiusa Pesio chromosome 11, ASM4071231v1 genome contains a region encoding:
- the LOC142616603 gene encoding putative F-box protein At3g20705, which translates to MHQTREPCPQPLTLRQRKNHLPHDIILNILARLPVKSVLRFRCIYKTWDSPISTPKFISTHLNNNNNNKDHFCFISKVIYDSSVSEKTYYTVASMFNRISKYPIPSDFDLLSVKLVGSCSGLFCVAEYKNHDWFAEVIYLWNPCIRKFKRLPDFCLRQYNRNAIGFACQSDTNDYKVVRLCVPNNVNLPKVESEVYRLSSDSWRRVTMSLRPNVVVSYIDPFWPATFVSEALHWLVDVKEGERLAVFKGKMALISIEFGFRHDTSCSQCLIWVLEEYGVHELWNKLFSVQLENVSSFLDCTRYGELIVLKVVEAKSNVGEFPNWNNLAVVSIDPETLHEKDIGVHYRPTTATTFVESLVLLDGANGLSG; encoded by the exons ATGCACCAAACAAGGGAACCTTGTCCACAACCTCTGACCCTCCGACAAAGGAAGAACCATCTCCCACACGACATCATACTCAACATCTTGGCAAGGCTTCCAGTCAAATCAGTCCTAAGATTCAGATGCATTTACAAAACCTGGGACTCCCCAATCTCCACCCCAAAATTCATCTCCACCCACcttaataacaacaacaacaacaaagatcACTTTTGTTTCATTTCAAAAGTCATTTATGATTCTTCTGTTTCTGAAAAAACTTACTATACGGTTGCTTCTATGTTTAATAGGATTTCCAAGTATCCAATTCCCTCAGATTTTGATCTTTTATCTGTCAAATTAGTCGGTTCATGCAGTGGTCTATTTTGTGTAGCTGAGTATAAAAATCATGACTGGTTTGCTGAAGTTATATATTTGTGGAACCCCTGCATTAGAAAATTTAAGAGGTTGCCTGATTTTTGCTTACGCCAATATAATCGCAATGCTATTGGGTTTGCTTGTCAGTCTGATACAAATGACTACAAGGTTGTAAGGCTGTGTGTACCcaacaatgtaaatttaccTAAGGTTGAGTCTGAGGTTTACAGGTTAAGCTCGGATTCATGGAGAAGGGTTACAATGTCATTGAGACCCAATGTTGTGGTCTCTTATATCGATCCATTTTGGCCTGCCACGTTTGTTAGTGAGGCTTTGCATTGGTTGGTAGATGTTAAAGAAGGTGAAAG GCTAGCGGTGTTCAAGGGGAAAATGGCCTTGATTTCAATCGAATTCGGCTTCAGACATGATACCAGTTGTTCTCAATGCCTCATTTGGGTGTTGGAGGAGTATGGTGTGCATGAATTATGGAATAAACTTTTTTCTGTGCAGTTGGAAAATGTTTCATCTTTCTTGGATTGCACCAGGTATGGTGAACTTATAGTTCTAAAGGTTGTCGAGGCAAAATCCAATGTGGGTGAATTTCCCAATTGGAATAACCTTGCAGTTGTTTCAATTGACCCTGAAACCTTACATGAGAAGGATATTGGTGTTCATTATCGTCCTACTACAGCTACTACTTTTGTGGAAAGCCTTGTGTTACTTGATGGAGCTAACGGGCTATCTGGATAA